The following proteins are encoded in a genomic region of Lutra lutra chromosome 16, mLutLut1.2, whole genome shotgun sequence:
- the LOC125086686 gene encoding DNA-(apurinic or apyrimidinic site) endonuclease-like, translated as MPRLYRKVVLIVILSRISQNTALQSSLGQGKVCGEVARTEIYSVTGTKGEGSAVWRLPTVFTRTASCDSSVDNTIVKTANLRWQEVSVIMAEFDAFVLVTAYVPNAGQGLLRLGYWQHWDEGFHKFLKGLASQKPLMPYGDLNVAHEEIDLHNPKGNKKNAGFTPQERQGFRALLQAMPLADSFQHLYPNTAYAYTFRTYMMNARFKNVSWHLHYFLLSHSLLPALCDSKIHSKALSSDHCPITLHLAL; from the exons ATGCCACGTCTTTACCGGAAAGTCGTTCTTATTGTGATTTTAAGTCGCATTTCTCAAAATACTG CACTTCAGAGCTCTCTAGGTCAGGGCAAGGTCTGTGGGGAGGTAGCTAGGACAGAAATCTACTCTGTGACAGGGACAAAAGGGGAAGGATCTGCAGTTTGGAGGCTGCCAACAG TATTTACAAGGACAGCATCGTGTGACTCCAGTGTTGACAATACAATAGTGAAAACTGCAAACCTGAGATGGCAGGAGGTCTCAGTGATTATGGCTGAATTTGACGCATTTGTGCTGGTAACAGCCTATGTACCTAATGCAGGCCAAGGTCTGTTACGCTTGGGGTACTGGCAGCACTGGGATGAAGGCTTTCACAAGTTCCTGAAGGGTTTGGCTTCCCAGAAACCCCTTATGCCATATGGGGACCTCAATGTGGCTCATGAAGAAATCGACCTTCACAAccccaagggaaacaaaaagaatgCTGGCTTCACTCCACAAGAGCGTCAAGGCTTTAGGGCATTACTACAGGCTATGCCACTGGCTGACAGTTTCCAGCACCTCTACCCCAACACAGCCTATGCCTATACCTTTAGGACCTACATGATGAATGCTCGATTCAAAAATGTCAGTTGGCACCTTCATTACTTTTTGTTGTCTCACTCTCTGTTACCTGCATTGTGTGACAGCAAGATCCATTCCAAGGCCCTGAGCAGTGACCACTGTCCTATCACCCTACACTTAGCACTGTGA